In Melanotaenia boesemani isolate fMelBoe1 chromosome 1, fMelBoe1.pri, whole genome shotgun sequence, the genomic window gcgtgtcgagcctctgcggagctacgccAAGGTGATCACAAAATggtgtataactgaaaacacgagtgggatgtttaaccagacCTTCTCTTGAACACATGCCCTGTCAGTGGACTCAGTcaatgagcttgtcactagttttaatgctaaaatgtaaaTACTGTGTCCAtcgaaaaccagtttaaacaccgtgacacagtttaatcccattaacagcaaagatatGGGCGACATCTTAcgtcagctgaactcctcttgctgtctggacatcctgcccacaggtttcttcaaaaaggtctcaaagactctggagccagagctgttacagattgtgaacttgtctttaatttcgggcgtcttcccagagcttctaaaaacagctttaatcaAGTCAATGCTacaaagggacaatctagacaagacacaaatggaCAAGGCAGACCGTGCCCACACCACAATCATAGGGCCACAGTGCAGGGCCCCGACCACCCAGACAGGGACAGTCACCGTGGCAACGACCACGCAATCAGAGCAGGGGTAGCTCCCAATGTGGAAGACCCCCATGGGGAAACActggaagttaaaaaaaaaattcaaaagctgtataaaattatttgtttgaTGTATTGGCATTAGAAAAAATACTAAACTACTCAATTAGAAATCTGAAAAGCAAATTAATTTAGGAAATATACTaattagggatgcaccgatcGATCGGCCGTCCGATCGATCGGCCCTGATTTCCTTAATTTTGTGGGATCGGTGATCGGCCGATCACTACATGTGAAACCGATCTTAGCAACCGATCATAACTATCTCGCAAAAATCCTTGAGCTCTGCTATGAGGGTACGCTtcctgaccccccccccccccctcctcctcagtGTGTCACGTCTGCACGTAGGTCAGCGTAACAGTCCACCTTAACAAGATGTCCTCAGTGTGGCAGTTTTATGTAGTGAAAGAAAATGAGCCAAAATTGGCAGTTTGCATTTCGTGCAAGGCCGAAATTAGTCGCGGTGGGGCCACAACCAAAACTTACAACACAACAAACCTTATTCGCCATTTAAAAAATCACCATCGAGCTGATTATGCAGCATTTGAAGCTAGCAACCAAGTTAAGGCTAAAGTTGCTAGCGGAAGCAAAGAGCCAGCCAGTAGCCCGCTGTTCACTTTTATGAGCAATGAAAAGAGCAAGGCAACGACAAGGAAACTTATGGAGTTCATGGCATTGGACGACCAACCGTTTTCTGTCGTGGAGGACCCAGGTTTCAGAAACCTGATGCAGCACCTGAGCCCACGTTACAATTTGCCAAGCCGGAGATACTTTTCAGATGTTGCCTTACCGGAGTTGTTCAACGAAGTTTCACGATGCACTCGCAGCCTGCTAGAAGCCGACGCAAAGACGCTCAGCTTTACAACAGACATCTGGACTTCTGATGTAAGTTTAATGTCCATGCTGAGTCTTACTGCGCAGTGGATCGACCAACAATTTGAACGACAACAGGTGCTTCTACGCTGTAAAGAAATGCCGGGGTCTCACACTGCTGCCAACTTGTCAGTAGAGTTTAAGGCGATGTTGGATCAGTGGAATATAAGTCATGAAAGCGTTCACGTTGTCTTACGAGACAACGCTCGTAATATGGCCAAAGCACTGGATAATGCCAACTTGAAAAGTTTGCCCTGCCTGGCGCACACGCTGCAACTTGTTGTAAACGAGGGACAACTCGCGCAGCGCAGCATAGCAGAAGTTGCGGCAATAGGAAGGAAAATTGTCGggcattttaaacattcatcGCTGGCATATTCCCGCCTCTATGACATACAGGAACAGTTAAATCAGCCCAGGAAACGACTACAACAAGACGTTGCGACTAGGTGGAACAGCACTGTCTACATGTTGCAGTCCCTGTTAGAGCAGAGACGTGCCATTGGGGTGTATGCTGCTGAGAACGAGTTACCAGCCGCATTTACAGCACACCAGTGGGAGCTTGTGGAAAATGTGCTGACCATCCTCGCACCTTTTGAGGAACTTACAAAGGAGATCAGCTCATCAACAGC contains:
- the LOC121656853 gene encoding zinc finger BED domain-containing protein 4-like, with the protein product MSNEKSKATTRKLMEFMALDDQPFSVVEDPGFRNLMQHLSPRYNLPSRRYFSDVALPELFNEVSRCTRSLLEADAKTLSFTTDIWTSDVSLMSMLSLTAQWIDQQFERQQVLLRCKEMPGSHTAANLSVEFKAMLDQWNISHESVHVVLRDNARNMAKALDNANLKSLPCLAHTLQLVVNEGQLAQRSIAEVAAIGRKIVGHFKHSSLAYSRLYDIQEQLNQPRKRLQQDVATRWNSTVYMLQSLLEQRRAIGVYAAENELPAAFTAHQWELVENVLTILAPFEELTKEISSSTASAADVIPAVTALKRLLEKQASTDRGVGTAKATLLEAVVRRFNNIEHEPLYSLATILDPRYKNRYFSAEMKDEVKQLLLAKLAEEETRSTPVAERPVAETSTRLGPPDTDAPAAKRCSLLLAVHDEILKENIEKEQQLATPSALQVESYLSEVPTDRSQDPLAYWRLNKVRFPHIASLSRAYLSAPCTSIESERLFSLAGHVVDEKRNRLSGEKAEMLLFIKKNLPQMYK